One genomic window of Pecten maximus chromosome 3, xPecMax1.1, whole genome shotgun sequence includes the following:
- the LOC117324583 gene encoding UPF0329 protein ECU05_1680/ECU11_0050-like, protein MYVRSLFLPVKCSESQRKRRRTQRTTTKKERNAEDDNEKEEERRGRQRKRRGTQRTTTKKETNAEDDNEKPEERRGRQRKTKGTQRTTTKNQRNAEDDNEKPKERRGRQRKTRGTQRTTTKN, encoded by the coding sequence ATGTACGTACGTTCGCTCTTCCTCCCAGTGAAATGCAGTGAAAGTCAACGAAAAAGGAGACGAACGCAGAGGACGACAACGAAAAAGGAGAGGAACGCAGAGGACGACAACGAAAAAGAAGAGGAACGCAGAGGACGACAACGAAAAAGAAGAGGAACGCAGAGGACGACAACGAAAAAGGAGACGAACGCAGAGGACGACAACGAAAAACCAGAGGAACGCAGAGGACGACAACGAAAAACCAAAGGAACGCAGAGGACGACAACGAAAAACCAGAGGAACGCAGAGGACGACAACGAAAAACCAAAGGAACGCAGAGGACGACAACGAAAAACCAGAGGAACGCAGAGGACGACAACGAAAAACTAG